A part of Gossypium hirsutum isolate 1008001.06 chromosome A07, Gossypium_hirsutum_v2.1, whole genome shotgun sequence genomic DNA contains:
- the LOC107900517 gene encoding protein EMBRYONIC FLOWER 1 encodes MESPIKIDSISIDLIKANGDIDTWKCEHFSIRGYASEMRMKDWKKSWPFASDGGQNIFKEQNCKLPPLLVPKFRWWCCQNCQQETGAEGSINEERNVNNNSSKLKSFGSCPLGDSLASSSGLLQAGKINVDSRKCDAIACLNVNTSACHPLVSGKSNRKVENADKRVIGQADILENNINKEIPNYAGLEVIASLMKQALRLDEKAASLQLHNPDLEENEISGVKLLESNVECTVKDATATRETGKSACNQRMALVKGRGSHGIVSTVHRVPDAIKIRIDEHSSLEFDDCDYASSESDEVLPGTESGSLHRRKNRKVRLLTELLVKNEDEKTNLTNTEDCPSSTIPDASIHMDSTSASQGQVAFQGNVTSSLARRRKRKMPQDEEWMSGELMSSPNNGHKNLRTFNRDAETAYGITSSDSEGTINRTSSQTPAKSNLVNLKVDRSPILGKKKNKKTQSIDECLSLRLSREDLQKERQKKPGDPTKSDATDIILYKSNDASAGSGFNPFTESVAKAEKKSNLLRKKSKMHQDHSQRTSPVPWNNGILREGPTSRENVEIRQIGNVAVPLEVTDDASPEKGLQFSFSNCFPAKRYDTKCSTPIRDGLRSLSSCQGRVLSEYDTGRKDLNMNHAGESTFPTKSQVDAYLGKGMRVDLNSNQNTYRIPFLNERQKHRSPAEVGSCSMKQQMDFSGISNNGRTEFLDHATVARKHYDQRVEMVSEQGAADDIMEIAELMVKNQYEWCLPDTEIDKQLPETSNTKIQRVDLNKVYGNEEMNLFQETTDKPKAQAKNRRIGKFERGDNVGSSKQKSVDYFSHIDRNQYKISQLEQSYPPAGFRPFPLCGEKPLNGVQFAATNSIRQNSAQNCQRLGNMIGQRSSHATVQALGVCNTCQSAPQQNKEVAHLWSSMISNSMSYVHSIPQKCADQIARLDVLSHCPSSLPKGNMSRNDDQNFLNVASNYEKHCRKFDSDALRRTHADYSFSCKHNGAGSLDLYSNETIPAMHLLSLMDAGLQSGAPVDVDGNQRFVKKTSFVPGHRPKELSSMASGGYRTNSMKHLSFDCYGKSHQPESFCECMSAAAAGSPTSFQHGKSFKKAPDFAGQFSIKSQEKEKNKCPDSQRQSKSHRSQKTISSNSGLNTTCGSIPVHSMSKLALGTSDFTMFPMTLHPKESATKQKHKARTMIGTLFHPKSGSESGICLINRNPADFTVPEAGNMYMIGGEDLKFGREKAPSSGLRKLVGHKHERKLTVRKEHSRRTS; translated from the exons ATGGAATCACCCATAAAGATTGACTCAATATCCATAGATCTTATCAAAGCTAATGGTGACATTGATACttggaagtgtgaacatttttctATTCG TGGATATGCATCTGAGATGCGCATGAAGGACTGGAAGAAAAGTTGGCCATTTGCATCAGATGGTGGCCAGAATATATTTAAAGAACAAAACTGTAAGCTTCCTCCTTTACTTGTCCCGAAGTTCAGATGGTGGTGTTGCCAGAACTGTCAGCAGGAGACTGGGGCTGAAGGCAGTATAAATGAAGAAAGAaatgttaataataatagtagcaAATTGAAATCCTTCGGCTCTTGTCCCCTTGGGGATTCTTTGGCGTCTTCATCAGGTTTGCTGCAGGCTGGAAAGATTAATGTTGACTCAAGAAAATGTGACGCCATTGCTTGTTTGAATGTTAATACCAGTGCCTGTCATCCTTTAGTTAGTGGTAAAAGTAACAGGAAAGTGGAAAATGCAGACAAACGAGTTATAG GGCAAGCAGATATCTtagaaaataacattaataagGAAATTCCAAATTATGCTGGATTGGAAGTTATTGCTAGCCTTATGAAGCAAGCACTTCGTTTAGATGAAAAAG CGGCTTCTCTGCAACTTCATAATCCTGATTTAGAAGAAAATGAAATTTCCGGTGTCAAGCTTCTTGAATCAAATGTGGAATGCACAGTTAAGGATGCCACTGCAACACGTGAAACTGGAAAATCTGCTTGCAATCAACGCATGGCGTTGGTGAAAGGTCGCGGATCCCATGGGATAGTGAGTACGGTTCATAGGGTTCCTGATGCTATCAAGATTCGTATAGATGAGCATTCTTCTTTGGAATTTGATGATTGTGATTATGCATCATCTGAAAGTGATGAGGTATTACCTGGAACTGAGTCTGGAAGCTTGCATCGAAGAAAAAACCGTAAGGTTCGTCTGTTGACTGAATTGTTGGTtaaaaatgaagatgaaaaaacTAATCTCACGAATACAGAGGATTGTCCTTCTAGTACCATTCCTGATGCGTCAATACACATGGATTCAACATCTGCTTCCCAAGGTCAGGTTGCTTTCCAAGGAAATGTCACGAGTAGTTTGGCtcgaagaaggaaaagaaagatgcCTCAGGATGAAGAATGGATGTCTGGGGAATTGATGAGCTCTCCAAATAATGGCCATAAAAACCTTAGGACCTTCAACAGAGATGCAGAAACTGCCTATGGAATCACAAGTTCTGATTCAGAAGGTACAATTAACAGGACCAGCTCACAGACTCCAGCAAAGAGCAATTTGGTCAACCTTAAAGTTGATAGAAGTCCTATTCtaggaaagaagaaaaacaaaaagaccCAGAGTATTGATGAATGTCTATCCTTGCGTCTGTCTCGAGAAGATCTGCAGAAGGAAAGACAGAAGAAGCCTGGAGATCCCACTAAGAGTGATGCCACTGATATTATTTTGTACAAATCAAATGATGCATCTGCAGGCAGTGGGTTCAATCCCTTTACTGAATCGGTTGCAAAGGCAGAGAAAAAATCTAATTTGTTGAGGAAAAAGAGCAAGATGCATCAAGATCATTCTCAGCGAACTTCTCCAGTTCCTTGGAACAATGGCATTCTCAGAGAAGGTCCGACTTCAAGGGAAAATGTAGAGATAAGACAAATTGGGAATGTAGCTGTTCCGCTTGAAGTAACCGATGATGCATCACCTGAAAAAGGATTGCAATTTTCCTTTAGTAATTGCTTTCCTGCTAAAAGATATGATACAAAATGTAGCACTCCAATAAGAGATGGGCTACGATCTTTATCATCTTGCCAAGGGCGTGTTCTCAGTGAATATGATACTGGGAGGAAAGATCTAAACATGAACCATGCTGGAGAATCTACTTTTCCAACTAAATCTCAAGTTGATGCCTACCTTGGGAAGGGAATGCGTGTTGATCTCAACAGTAATCAAAACACATACAGAATTCCATTCCTGAATGAGAGGCAGAAGCACAGATCTCCTGCTGAAGTTGGGAGTTGTTCTATGAAGCAGCAAATG gatttcaGTGGTATAAGCAACAATGGGAGAACTGAGTTTCTGGACCATGCCACAGTTGCTAGGAAACATTATGATCAACGTGTTGAAATGGTGTCTGAGCAAGGAGCTGCAGATGACATAATGGAAATTGCTGAACTCATGGTAAAGAATCAGTATGAATGGTGTCTTCCTGATACTGAAATTGATAAACAGCTTCCAGAAACCAGTAACACCAAAATTCAGAGGGTGGATCTTAATAAAGTATATGGAAATGAAGAGATGAACCTGTTTCAAGAGACCACAGATAAACCGAAAGCTCAAGCTAAAAACAGAAGAATTGGCAAGTTTGAAAGAGGCGATAATGTAGGATCCAGCAAACAGAAGTCAGTGGATTATTTCTCTCATATAGACCGAAACCAGTACAAGATAAGCCAATTGGAACAAAGTTACCCCCCTGCAGGCTTTAGGCCTTTTCCTCTATGTGGAGAGAAGCCATTGAATGGAGTCCAATTTGCTGCCACCAATTCCATCAGGCAAAACAGCGCTCAAAATTGCCAGCGGCTCGGGAACATGATCGGGCAAAGGTCCTCTCATGCTACTGTGCAGGCACTGGGAGTTTGTAACACATGCCAGAGTGCTCCGCAGCAGAATAAAGAAGTAGCTCACCTATGGTCATCCATGATATCGAATAGCATGTCGTATGTGCACAGCATCCCTcaaaagtgtgcagatcagatTGCAAGGTTAGATGTGCTTTCACATTGCCCCAGCAGTCTACCTAAGGGAAATATGAGCCGAAATGATGATCAGAACTTCTTGAATGTGGCTTCAAATTATGAGAAGCATTGTAGGAAGTTTGATTCTGATGCCCTTAGAAGGACACATGCAGATTACTCATTTTCTTGCAAACATAATGGGGCGGGGTCATTAGATTTGTATTCGAACGAAACGATACCAGCCATGCATTTACTCAGCCTTATGGATGCAGGGTTACAGTCAGGGGCACCGGTTGATGTTGATGGAAACCAAAGATTTGTTAAGAAAACTTCTTTTGTTCCTGGTCATCGTCCTAAAGAGCTTTCGAGCATGGCATCGGGGGGATATAGAACCAATTCAATGAAACATCTATCCTTTGATTGCTATGGTAAAAGTCACCAACCTGAGAGTTTTTGTGAGTGTATGTCAGCCGCTGCAGCAGGCAGTCCTACTTCATTCCAGCATGGTAAAAGTTTCAAGAAAGCACCTGATTTTGCGGGTCAATTTTCAATTAAGTctcaagaaaaagagaaaaacaaatgcCCAGACTCACAAAGGCAGAGTAAAAGCCACAGATCACAAAAAACTATATCTTCAAATAGTGGCTTAAACACAACTTGTGGATCTATTCCTGTTCATAGTATGTCAAAATTGGCGCTTGGAACTTCAGATTTTACGATGTTTCCCATGACGCTTCATCCAAAGGAAAGTGCAACAAAACAAAAGCATAAGGCTCGTACTATGATTGGCACTCTCTTCCATCCAAAAAGTGGTTCAGAGAGTGGTATCTGCCTCATTAATAGAAACCCTGCTGATTTTACTGTGCCCGAAGCTGGAAATATGTACATGATTGGTGGTGAAGACCTGAAATTTGGAAGGGAAAAAGCTCCCTCTTCTGGATTGAGAAAATTGGTTGGGCACAAGCATGAGAGGAAGCTTACAGTTAGGAAAGAGCATTCACGACGTACTTCATGA